Proteins co-encoded in one Dehalogenimonas sp. WBC-2 genomic window:
- the recJ gene encoding single-stranded-DNA-specific exonuclease RecJ: protein MRGARWQVASGSVPEELDRRYPTVIARILANRGIATTEQAELFITGDTRLSGDPMLLPDIEQAMTRIYQAILRGEHIAVYGDFDTDGITATAIMVTGLISLGANAIPYIPHRITEGYGLKTVALRKLANNGVSLVVSVDCGVTAVAEVKEARKFGLDIIITDHHAALLELPPAVAVVNPRRTDSRYPYSDLAGAGVAYKVIEALFSGMGKPLPQEHFLELAALGTIADIMPLTGENRYLVKEGLKHLNDHPSLGLLEIINLSRLKPGQLEAESISWTVAPRLNAAGRLDHAMTSYNLLTATTAGEAKDLAAVLEEHNAERQRLTTMYVTKARQLVLSGPLNPLLVIEDEACPLGILGLVAGRLTDEFYRPSVVIRRDPDTAIASCRSIPGFNITAAIDRCGHLLTHYGGHSQAAGFSLKTTELSQLSSLLTEITAHELASLDLQPILSIDAEATLQELGGGLFQMLQDLAPFGEGNRPPLFVSRCVSVIDYRTMGSSGEHLKLRLSQGNVCWEAVAFRQAEEIKKILPDPLDVVYNLELDRYNGRETLRLNIVDFAPSV from the coding sequence TTGCGCGGCGCCCGCTGGCAGGTAGCTTCCGGCTCGGTTCCAGAGGAACTCGACCGGCGGTATCCTACGGTTATTGCGCGTATTCTGGCCAATCGCGGTATCGCCACAACAGAACAGGCTGAACTCTTTATCACTGGCGACACCCGGCTCTCCGGCGACCCAATGCTCCTGCCGGATATAGAGCAGGCCATGACTCGCATTTACCAGGCCATCCTCCGCGGCGAGCACATAGCCGTCTACGGGGACTTTGACACTGATGGTATCACCGCCACTGCCATAATGGTCACCGGCTTGATCAGCCTTGGTGCCAATGCGATCCCATATATCCCTCATCGCATCACTGAGGGCTACGGTCTAAAGACCGTAGCCCTCAGGAAGCTTGCCAACAATGGTGTCAGCTTGGTAGTCAGTGTAGACTGCGGCGTCACCGCCGTGGCCGAGGTAAAGGAAGCTCGGAAGTTCGGCCTCGACATCATTATTACCGATCATCACGCGGCTCTCTTAGAATTACCCCCAGCAGTGGCTGTAGTCAATCCACGGCGTACAGACTCACGCTACCCGTATTCAGATCTGGCTGGTGCCGGTGTCGCCTATAAAGTCATTGAGGCTCTCTTTAGCGGTATGGGCAAACCGTTACCTCAGGAACATTTCCTAGAATTGGCTGCTTTGGGTACCATCGCCGATATCATGCCACTTACCGGTGAGAACCGTTACCTGGTCAAAGAAGGATTGAAACACCTCAACGATCACCCCTCGCTGGGGCTGCTGGAGATCATCAACCTGTCTCGCCTCAAACCGGGTCAACTGGAAGCCGAAAGCATTTCATGGACAGTGGCACCGCGCCTTAATGCCGCAGGGCGGCTTGACCATGCCATGACCAGCTACAACCTGCTCACCGCCACCACCGCTGGCGAAGCCAAAGACCTGGCGGCGGTACTGGAAGAGCACAATGCCGAACGCCAGCGCCTGACCACGATGTATGTCACCAAGGCGCGGCAATTGGTGCTCTCCGGTCCGCTGAATCCGCTGCTGGTCATTGAAGACGAGGCGTGTCCACTGGGCATTCTCGGGCTGGTAGCCGGACGGTTGACCGACGAGTTTTACCGGCCGAGTGTCGTCATCCGCCGCGACCCCGACACCGCCATCGCCAGCTGCCGCTCCATCCCCGGCTTCAATATCACCGCCGCCATCGACCGCTGCGGCCACTTGCTTACCCATTACGGCGGCCACTCCCAAGCGGCCGGATTCAGTCTGAAGACCACCGAACTATCACAACTGTCGTCTCTGCTGACCGAAATCACCGCCCATGAACTGGCCTCACTTGATCTCCAACCCATTCTAAGCATAGACGCCGAAGCCACTTTACAGGAATTGGGCGGCGGGTTGTTCCAAATGCTGCAGGACTTGGCGCCCTTCGGCGAAGGTAACCGGCCGCCACTGTTCGTCTCCCGCTGTGTCAGCGTTATCGACTATCGCACCATGGGTTCCAGCGGCGAGCACTTGAAACTGCGGTTGAGTCAGGGAAACGTCTGCTGGGAGGCGGTGGCCTTCCGCCAGGCTGAAGAGATCAAAAAAATACTGCCCGACCCGCTGGATGTGGTGTATAATCTGGAACTGGATCGCTACAACGGCCGCGAAACACTGCGCCTTAATATTGTGGACTTCGCGCCGTCAGTCTAA
- the plsY gene encoding acyl-phosphate:glycerol-3-phosphate O-acyltransferase PlsY yields the protein MNQTLAIILALLAAYIVGSFPLAYLIGRWIKGFDIRKVGSHNMGTMNTFYQVGFWPGMLVLAADIGKGALAVAIARALETPQLVELAAGLVAVLGHVFPVWLKFKGGKGGATCIGILAFLMPWGIPFYVAAFGIFLLITRFPTLSYSVAFVSFGFIAWLVYHSPLYIIYTVVLLLIPGLQYIMRAKQIGERSTSFRDAVFRKSIRDRR from the coding sequence ATGAACCAGACCTTAGCTATAATTCTGGCCCTGCTGGCCGCCTATATAGTAGGCAGTTTTCCGCTGGCTTATCTCATAGGCCGCTGGATTAAGGGCTTTGATATTCGCAAGGTCGGCAGCCACAACATGGGCACCATGAATACCTTCTACCAGGTTGGTTTCTGGCCAGGGATGCTGGTACTGGCGGCCGACATCGGTAAAGGGGCGCTGGCCGTAGCCATAGCCCGTGCGCTGGAAACACCACAACTGGTCGAACTGGCGGCTGGCCTGGTAGCGGTACTTGGCCACGTATTTCCGGTGTGGCTTAAATTCAAAGGCGGCAAAGGCGGGGCCACATGCATCGGCATTCTGGCCTTTCTCATGCCCTGGGGGATACCGTTTTATGTCGCTGCTTTCGGCATCTTTTTACTGATTACCCGCTTCCCCACCCTAAGTTACAGTGTGGCTTTCGTAAGCTTCGGTTTTATCGCCTGGTTAGTCTATCACTCACCGCTTTATATCATCTACACTGTCGTGCTGCTGCTCATCCCCGGCCTACAATATATTATGAGGGCAAAGCAGATCGGCGAACGTTCAACGAGTTTCAGGGATGCGGTATTCAGAAAAAGTATCCGGGACCGACGGTAA
- a CDS encoding histidine kinase (histidine kinase, HAMP region domain protein) codes for MNLLRNRQFWLVVGLGLFFGLVVYADLLRGESPVGNELQLMLFALQQVVFLSVVALATWRFSFRVGFLFWVALGLVTIPYAAIFLTDNWQPHLLLEMLIIGFIGMAEVVLINAYEQGRERLMENQRLLEDRVKVRTMDLTKANLALEKDIVERRQVESELRDALNQVKTLTGLLPICANCKKIRDDKGYWSSVEKYISTHSEAEFTHGICPDCLEKLYPSYYGPGKKRISGKLPLAGDKETGSV; via the coding sequence GTGAATTTGTTGCGTAATCGCCAGTTCTGGCTGGTTGTTGGATTAGGCCTGTTTTTTGGCCTTGTAGTCTATGCTGACCTCCTTAGGGGCGAATCTCCGGTGGGCAACGAGTTGCAACTGATGCTATTCGCCCTGCAGCAAGTGGTCTTTCTATCTGTGGTGGCACTAGCTACCTGGCGTTTCAGTTTCAGAGTTGGCTTCCTGTTCTGGGTTGCCCTCGGTCTGGTCACCATCCCCTATGCCGCCATTTTCCTTACTGACAATTGGCAACCGCATCTATTGCTGGAAATGCTCATCATCGGCTTTATTGGTATGGCCGAGGTGGTACTGATCAACGCTTATGAACAGGGTCGGGAGCGTCTCATGGAAAATCAGCGCCTGCTGGAAGACCGGGTGAAAGTGCGGACCATGGACCTTACCAAAGCCAATCTGGCTTTGGAAAAGGATATCGTTGAGCGCCGTCAGGTCGAGAGTGAATTACGGGATGCCCTAAACCAGGTCAAAACCTTGACCGGATTGCTGCCTATCTGCGCTAACTGCAAAAAGATTCGCGATGATAAAGGTTACTGGAGCAGCGTCGAAAAATATATCAGTACCCATTCTGAGGCGGAGTTTACTCACGGCATCTGCCCAGACTGCCTGGAAAAACTCTATCCCAGTTACTATGGGCCAGGCAAAAAAAGGATTTCAGGCAAGCTACCGCTGGCGGGCGATAAAGAAACCGGTTCGGTTTAG
- a CDS encoding ATP-dependent RNA helicase (ATP-dependent RNA helicase, DEAD-DEAH box family), producing the protein MNEQEFVAYLQATADLASQLAHLQTIPPREAEYGELENLLEPRLESCIRTHKMWPLYHHQAAAVNAARRGEHVFMTTPAASGKSLGYYLPALQALLADPRATVLYMAPTKALEQDQRRHIAELFSPEVISRREFDTFDGDTPGADRAAIRREARFILSNPDMLHAGILPNHHNWRRFLANLKYVVIDEAHLYRGVFGSHLALLLRRLRRVCNRYGAQPQFILASATLANPAEFATALTGLEFTVIDADGSPYGGKDFILWNPPLTDPTKNQRRSASAEATVLFTDLIVRDIRSLVFARTRRLAEVIYVHARERLLKMAPEKAGRIRAYRAGYLPEDRRRIEKELFGGQLDGVVTTSALELGVDIGSLDATVLTGYPGSVASAWQQAGRSGRRRQRSLSIMVARNDPLDQYFMRHPDFFFGRPSEAALVNPANRYIAGAHLLCAAWEMPLAPGEENYFGPGFRERLAELVCRGLLKERRGRYYLTAETSYPAAGVSIRGMGGNEYTVVNGATGALLEVLDSATAIFQLFPGAIYLHQGESYIVRVLDLDSRVARVEATDDTYYTESKDITDLAVKKVLRSAFIRGAAVHLGEVQVTVTVIGFKRKAQFTEEVLGEEALCLPPQQVETVALWFEIPEGLAQEVMDPAAGLDFAGGLHAVEHAAIGILPLYAMCDRNDIGGLSTPLHPDTDAPTVFIYDAHAGGVGIAEKGFEIIVQLWEATLMAVAECPCESGCPACIQSPKCGNNNEPLDKAAAQVLLRGLLGVRRSGSDIE; encoded by the coding sequence GTGAACGAACAAGAGTTTGTCGCCTACCTGCAAGCCACTGCCGATCTGGCATCGCAGCTGGCGCACCTGCAAACTATCCCGCCGCGTGAAGCAGAGTATGGTGAACTGGAAAATCTGCTGGAGCCGCGGCTGGAAAGCTGCATTAGAACCCATAAGATGTGGCCGCTGTACCACCACCAGGCGGCGGCAGTCAATGCTGCCCGGCGCGGCGAGCATGTTTTCATGACTACTCCGGCGGCCTCCGGTAAGAGCTTGGGTTACTACCTGCCTGCGCTTCAGGCGCTGCTGGCCGACCCCCGGGCAACAGTACTGTACATGGCGCCGACAAAGGCCCTGGAGCAGGATCAACGGCGGCATATCGCCGAGTTGTTTTCACCCGAGGTCATCAGCCGCCGTGAATTCGACACTTTCGATGGCGATACCCCAGGAGCCGACCGTGCCGCCATCCGCCGCGAGGCCCGGTTCATCTTGTCTAACCCCGATATGCTCCACGCCGGTATTTTACCCAACCACCACAACTGGCGGCGTTTCCTTGCTAACCTGAAATACGTTGTTATCGACGAGGCGCACCTGTACCGCGGCGTTTTCGGCTCCCACCTGGCGCTGCTGTTGCGCCGCTTGAGGAGGGTCTGCAACCGCTACGGAGCACAGCCGCAGTTCATCCTGGCCTCGGCGACGCTGGCCAATCCGGCCGAATTCGCCACGGCGCTGACCGGGCTGGAATTTACAGTTATAGACGCCGACGGCTCACCTTACGGCGGCAAGGATTTTATCCTGTGGAACCCGCCGTTGACCGATCCGACTAAGAACCAGCGCCGCAGCGCCTCGGCAGAGGCGACGGTGTTGTTCACCGACCTTATTGTTCGGGATATCCGCAGTCTGGTCTTCGCCCGAACCCGGCGGCTGGCCGAGGTGATCTATGTCCATGCCCGGGAGCGGCTGCTGAAAATGGCGCCGGAAAAGGCCGGGCGCATCCGGGCCTACCGTGCCGGTTATCTGCCGGAAGACCGGCGGCGGATCGAGAAGGAGCTGTTCGGCGGCCAACTTGACGGTGTGGTGACCACTTCGGCGCTGGAGCTGGGGGTGGATATCGGTTCGCTTGATGCCACAGTACTGACCGGTTATCCGGGATCGGTGGCTTCGGCATGGCAGCAGGCAGGAAGGTCGGGGCGGCGGCGACAGCGCTCGTTGTCAATCATGGTGGCCCGTAACGACCCGCTGGACCAGTATTTTATGCGCCACCCCGATTTCTTCTTTGGCCGTCCGAGCGAAGCGGCACTGGTCAACCCGGCCAACCGCTATATCGCTGGCGCTCACCTGCTGTGCGCCGCCTGGGAGATGCCGCTGGCGCCGGGCGAGGAGAATTATTTCGGTCCGGGTTTCCGAGAACGCCTGGCGGAACTGGTCTGCCGCGGGCTGCTCAAGGAGAGGCGTGGCCGCTACTACCTGACTGCCGAAACGTCTTATCCTGCTGCTGGGGTCAGCATCCGGGGTATGGGAGGCAACGAATACACCGTCGTTAACGGTGCCACCGGGGCGCTGCTTGAGGTGCTGGATTCGGCAACTGCCATCTTCCAGTTGTTTCCCGGTGCCATTTACCTGCATCAGGGCGAGAGTTATATAGTCCGCGTCCTGGACCTGGACAGCCGCGTCGCCCGCGTCGAGGCCACCGATGATACCTATTACACCGAATCTAAGGATATCACCGACCTGGCGGTGAAAAAAGTGCTGCGCTCGGCCTTTATCCGCGGCGCGGCTGTGCACCTGGGCGAGGTTCAGGTTACGGTTACAGTCATCGGCTTTAAGCGCAAGGCCCAGTTCACCGAGGAAGTGCTGGGTGAAGAGGCGTTGTGCCTGCCACCGCAGCAGGTTGAGACAGTTGCCCTGTGGTTCGAGATACCAGAGGGATTGGCTCAGGAGGTGATGGACCCGGCAGCGGGGTTGGATTTCGCAGGCGGACTGCATGCGGTGGAGCATGCAGCTATCGGAATTCTGCCGCTGTATGCCATGTGCGACCGTAACGATATCGGCGGACTGTCAACGCCGCTGCACCCGGACACTGACGCCCCTACGGTGTTCATTTATGACGCTCACGCTGGTGGTGTGGGTATTGCAGAAAAAGGCTTCGAGATAATAGTACAGCTATGGGAAGCTACCCTCATGGCGGTCGCCGAATGTCCCTGCGAGTCGGGCTGTCCAGCCTGTATCCAGTCGCCCAAGTGCGGTAATAACAACGAACCGCTGGATAAAGCGGCGGCCCAAGTGCTGCTGCGGGGATTGTTGGGAGTACGGCGTTCGGGAAGCGACATTGAGTAG
- a CDS encoding YlxP-like protein → MNVGILQMNLRLPESHSLKEKRQVVKSLTAQLHNRYNVSAAEVADNDLWQLAGIAVACLSNDKTHTNEVLNKARAFAATYDLEVVEADIEIIDI, encoded by the coding sequence ATGAACGTTGGCATACTGCAAATGAACCTCAGACTGCCGGAAAGCCACTCGCTGAAGGAAAAGAGGCAGGTGGTGAAGTCGCTGACCGCTCAGCTTCACAACCGTTACAACGTCTCGGCGGCGGAAGTGGCGGACAATGACCTGTGGCAACTGGCGGGCATCGCCGTAGCCTGCCTGTCTAACGATAAAACGCATACCAATGAAGTGCTCAACAAGGCCAGAGCCTTTGCTGCGACTTACGACCTGGAAGTGGTCGAGGCCGATATCGAAATTATCGACATCTGA
- a CDS encoding peptidyl-tRNA hydrolase, which translates to MRKLIVGLGNPGREYSTTRHNIGFAVLNALARKNGINFDKRCCHARAGEGHIASTEVTLARPQTFMNLSGEAVSALMRRYRLKTSDLLVVHDDLDIPLGRIRLRAGGSAGGHNGLKSIIASTGSMEFARLKIGIGRPDNESDNRTEVVGHVLSGFDAAERRIVEITVARAVEAIEMFIENGLEAAMNLFNRFEDGSNTG; encoded by the coding sequence TTGAGAAAGCTGATAGTTGGACTGGGCAATCCGGGACGGGAATACTCAACTACCCGTCATAATATAGGTTTCGCCGTGCTCAACGCTCTGGCCAGGAAAAACGGCATTAATTTTGACAAACGCTGCTGCCATGCGCGTGCTGGCGAGGGTCATATCGCCAGCACCGAAGTAACGCTGGCCCGGCCGCAGACTTTTATGAACTTGTCCGGTGAGGCGGTATCCGCCTTGATGCGGCGCTATCGCCTGAAGACCAGCGATCTGCTGGTGGTGCATGATGATCTGGATATACCGCTGGGACGTATCCGTCTGCGGGCAGGAGGCAGCGCCGGTGGACATAACGGCCTTAAGTCCATCATTGCCTCCACCGGTTCTATGGAATTTGCCAGGTTGAAGATCGGTATCGGACGGCCGGACAATGAATCTGATAACCGGACAGAGGTGGTGGGTCACGTGCTGTCCGGATTTGATGCCGCCGAGCGCAGAATAGTTGAGATAACAGTCGCCAGGGCGGTTGAGGCTATTGAGATGTTTATTGAAAATGGTTTAGAGGCCGCCATGAACCTCTTCAATAGATTTGAAGACGGTTCAAATACCGGGTAG
- a CDS encoding DNA ligase produces the protein MNNFLAAQEKAVELRRQINHHNHLYYVLDQPEISDQEYDALLRELQQLETAHPSLITPESPTQRVGAEPLKAFGVVKHVRPLLSLGNAFTKEELREWHKRVIKLLPNEEINFVCEHKMDGLAVALTYDDGLLITGATRGDGEEGENITQNLRTIRSLPLKVTGEPPRRFEVRGEVYLPKANFEKLNREREADGLPLFANPRNAAAGSLRQLDPRITARRPLDIFIYMLGWIEAVNRPQSHWEALELVRRWGFRTNPHNRRFNTIEEIEAYYDTWLEQRESLPYEADGIVVKLDDLGQQERLGAAGREPRWAIAFKFPAQQATTQLKDIGISVGRTGTLNPYAILEPVFVGGVVIRQASLHNEDDIRRKDIRIGDTVIVQRAGDVIPQVVGPVMSKRQGNPPVFSIEDKLRAEDGRARCPVEGCGAEIVRTEGEAMYYCPNAACPAQLAEKLEHFVSRPGMDIRGIGQRLATAFLAEGLVKDVADLYNLEANQLSNREGMGEKSAANIIEAITKSKTRPLANVIFALGIRHIGEENAVILAREFGSLKALAEAGKAQLDRIPGVGGKMADSIVGFFRLPQNQAIVGRLLAVLDTPAMPFETKNSIGLDGSEFVVTGRLKTMTREQAWEMIRAAGGSTKDNITKNTCYLVAGEEAGSKLDKAKAQSISIISEDELLEKIKNAVQPQPRLF, from the coding sequence ATGAATAACTTCTTAGCCGCCCAGGAAAAAGCCGTTGAGCTTCGGCGTCAGATCAATCATCACAACCATTTATACTATGTCCTTGACCAGCCGGAGATTTCAGACCAGGAGTATGACGCTTTACTGCGGGAGCTCCAGCAATTAGAGACCGCCCATCCTTCTCTTATCACCCCTGAATCGCCGACACAGCGGGTAGGTGCTGAGCCTTTGAAGGCTTTTGGTGTTGTAAAACATGTCCGGCCGCTGCTTTCGTTGGGCAATGCCTTTACCAAAGAGGAATTGAGAGAATGGCACAAGCGGGTGATTAAATTATTGCCAAATGAGGAGATCAACTTCGTCTGTGAGCACAAGATGGACGGGCTGGCGGTAGCCCTGACCTATGATGATGGGCTGCTGATTACCGGCGCCACCCGCGGTGACGGCGAAGAAGGTGAGAATATCACTCAAAATTTACGCACCATCCGTAGTCTGCCGCTCAAAGTGACCGGTGAACCCCCCCGCCGTTTTGAGGTCCGGGGGGAAGTTTACTTGCCAAAGGCTAATTTTGAAAAGCTTAACAGGGAACGGGAAGCAGACGGCCTGCCGCTTTTTGCCAATCCCAGGAACGCCGCTGCCGGATCATTGCGGCAATTGGACCCCAGGATTACTGCCCGCCGTCCTCTTGATATCTTTATCTACATGCTCGGCTGGATTGAGGCTGTCAATAGACCACAGAGCCACTGGGAGGCACTGGAACTGGTTAGGCGCTGGGGCTTCAGAACAAATCCCCATAACCGGCGGTTCAATACCATTGAAGAAATAGAAGCATATTATGATACCTGGCTGGAGCAGCGGGAAAGTTTACCATATGAGGCTGATGGCATTGTGGTTAAGCTCGATGATCTGGGGCAACAGGAACGTCTGGGAGCTGCCGGCCGGGAGCCGCGCTGGGCAATTGCCTTTAAATTCCCGGCGCAGCAGGCAACAACGCAGTTAAAGGACATCGGTATCAGCGTGGGACGTACCGGCACTCTTAATCCCTACGCCATCCTTGAGCCGGTTTTTGTCGGCGGTGTGGTTATCAGGCAGGCTTCATTACATAATGAAGATGATATTCGCCGAAAAGACATCCGTATCGGTGATACCGTCATCGTTCAGCGGGCTGGCGACGTTATCCCGCAGGTAGTTGGTCCGGTTATGTCTAAACGGCAGGGTAATCCTCCGGTTTTCAGCATAGAGGACAAATTGCGGGCTGAGGATGGCCGGGCCAGATGTCCGGTTGAAGGTTGCGGCGCTGAGATTGTGCGGACAGAAGGTGAGGCGATGTATTATTGCCCTAATGCCGCCTGTCCGGCGCAACTGGCTGAAAAACTGGAGCATTTTGTATCACGGCCGGGCATGGACATCCGCGGTATCGGCCAGCGTCTGGCTACCGCGTTTTTAGCTGAAGGACTGGTCAAAGATGTGGCTGACCTATACAATTTGGAGGCAAACCAATTATCCAACCGTGAGGGTATGGGTGAAAAGAGCGCCGCCAATATTATTGAAGCTATCACAAAGAGTAAGACTAGGCCATTGGCCAACGTTATTTTTGCTCTGGGTATCCGACACATCGGTGAGGAGAACGCCGTCATTCTGGCACGGGAGTTCGGCAGTTTAAAAGCATTAGCCGAGGCGGGCAAGGCGCAACTTGACCGGATTCCGGGTGTCGGCGGTAAGATGGCAGACAGTATTGTTGGGTTCTTCAGACTACCTCAAAATCAGGCCATCGTTGGCCGGTTGCTTGCGGTACTGGATACTCCGGCGATGCCTTTTGAGACCAAAAATTCCATAGGGTTAGATGGTAGTGAGTTCGTTGTTACCGGCAGGCTCAAGACGATGACCCGTGAGCAGGCCTGGGAAATGATCAGGGCGGCTGGCGGCAGCACTAAGGATAACATAACCAAGAATACCTGCTACCTTGTGGCTGGAGAAGAAGCCGGCTCCAAGCTGGACAAGGCTAAAGCGCAGAGTATCTCCATAATTTCCGAGGATGAATTACTGGAAAAGATTAAAAATGCTGTCCAGCCGCAACCGAGGTTGTTTTGA
- a CDS encoding hypothetical protein (DegV family protein, fatty acid binding) produces the protein MKIVTDSGTDVGLSAQQLTEFGVSVVPLVVSLEGKSYYEGIDIKPGEFYRQLAATKSLPKTSQPSVGAISEVYKRIAATDPEILSIHMSSGLSGTFNAAQAAAKLVPEANVTHIDTKTLSAASGWQVEAAARTAKAGWAKDRILSLLKRIGEASESLYTLKELKYLIHGGRISHFTGTIASILDIKPLIGVEKKGGTYVQLGRVRTFNKALEGLVDLISRKHPDGSSLRVQVLHAHNPEGAEGLHDMVNKRFNCTWLPVGPLSLVLGAHTGPSMVGVAYAPNEIFAEIP, from the coding sequence ATGAAAATTGTAACCGACAGCGGAACCGATGTAGGTCTATCTGCGCAACAACTCACAGAATTTGGTGTCAGCGTTGTCCCTCTTGTTGTTTCACTTGAAGGAAAAAGCTATTACGAGGGGATAGACATCAAACCAGGTGAGTTTTATCGCCAGTTAGCAGCAACGAAATCCTTACCAAAAACCTCTCAGCCCTCAGTGGGCGCTATTTCTGAAGTTTATAAACGTATCGCTGCCACTGACCCGGAAATTTTATCCATACACATGTCATCGGGTTTAAGCGGCACATTCAACGCTGCTCAAGCAGCCGCAAAACTCGTACCAGAGGCAAATGTTACCCATATTGATACCAAAACCTTATCTGCTGCGTCCGGTTGGCAGGTTGAGGCAGCAGCAAGAACGGCAAAAGCAGGATGGGCCAAAGATCGGATTTTGTCATTACTGAAACGCATCGGAGAAGCCAGCGAGAGCCTTTACACTTTGAAAGAACTTAAATATCTGATTCACGGCGGGCGAATAAGCCATTTTACAGGCACAATAGCATCTATACTGGATATAAAACCACTTATTGGAGTAGAGAAGAAGGGCGGCACATATGTACAACTTGGACGTGTACGTACCTTTAATAAGGCTTTAGAAGGACTTGTTGACCTGATCTCACGTAAGCATCCTGACGGTAGCTCCCTACGTGTTCAGGTGCTTCATGCACACAATCCTGAAGGTGCTGAAGGACTGCATGATATGGTCAATAAACGATTTAATTGTACGTGGCTGCCGGTTGGCCCCTTATCCCTGGTACTTGGTGCTCATACAGGACCAAGTATGGTAGGAGTTGCTTATGCTCCCAACGAAATTTTTGCTGAAATACCATAG
- a CDS encoding periplasmic [Fe] hydrogenase large subunit, translating into MVKLTINGHAFEADPCQTVLSVAQQGGIDIPTLCHSEAIHDYGACRVCLVEVERRGRKRLVTSCLYPVEEGLKVTTDSEKVVRVRKTVMELLLARCPNSAAVREMAEKLGVTESRFKSDEEDSKDNCVLCGMCARVCAEVVGASAISLVNRGTEREVALPFYDDAGSCIACGSCAYICPTDAITLVDTASKRIISWPKGTADFALKACGRCGIHFAPVKQLEFMAAKSQLSPTEFELCPDCRRMN; encoded by the coding sequence ATGGTTAAATTGACAATAAACGGCCATGCATTTGAAGCTGATCCATGCCAGACGGTGCTTTCGGTGGCGCAGCAGGGCGGCATTGATATTCCCACGCTTTGTCATTCTGAGGCCATCCATGATTACGGCGCTTGCCGGGTATGCCTGGTGGAAGTAGAACGCCGCGGACGGAAACGCCTGGTAACTTCCTGCCTTTATCCCGTTGAAGAAGGCCTTAAGGTAACCACTGATTCTGAGAAAGTGGTCAGAGTCAGGAAGACCGTGATGGAGCTGCTTTTAGCGCGCTGTCCCAACTCCGCTGCCGTAAGGGAAATGGCTGAGAAATTAGGCGTTACTGAATCCCGTTTCAAATCTGATGAAGAAGATTCTAAAGATAATTGTGTTTTGTGTGGCATGTGTGCCCGCGTCTGCGCTGAGGTGGTGGGCGCCAGTGCTATCAGCCTGGTTAACCGCGGCACTGAACGTGAAGTGGCCTTGCCGTTCTATGATGATGCCGGTTCCTGTATCGCCTGCGGTTCCTGTGCCTATATCTGTCCCACAGATGCTATCACCCTCGTTGACACCGCCAGCAAGCGAATTATCAGTTGGCCTAAAGGCACTGCAGATTTCGCGCTTAAGGCCTGTGGCCGCTGCGGTATCCATTTTGCTCCGGTGAAACAGCTGGAATTCATGGCGGCTAAATCACAGCTTTCGCCAACTGAATTTGAGCTTTGTCCTGATTGCCGCCGCATGAATTGA